A stretch of the Hippocampus zosterae strain Florida chromosome 18, ASM2543408v3, whole genome shotgun sequence genome encodes the following:
- the arsb gene encoding arylsulfatase B isoform X2 codes for MAVKLPFFALLLTVGCRAASGSEQPHIVFILADDLGWYDVGYHGSEINTPHLDKLSAAGVRLENYYVQPLCTPSRNQLMTGRYQIHTGMQHQIIWPCQPYCVPLDETLLPELLSEAGYATHMVGKWHLGMYKKDCLPTRRGFHSFFGYLTGSEDYYTHIRCSPIAALNSSRCALDLRDEEAAAPGYKGAYSTELFSQRAVRIIAKHDPKKPLFLYVALQAVHSPLQVPEHYVAPYAFIRDKNRRAYAGMVAAMDEAVGNISLALRQAGLWANTVLVFSTDNGGQTLEGGSNWPLRGRKWSLWEGGVRGVGFVSGPLLQRPASASRELVHVSDWLPTLVGLAGGRLNATKPLDGFDVWNTISKGFASPRLELLHNIDPMYNDVAPCPGSKRLRAFDGDRGVFRSGFNVSVHAAIRSSNWKLLTGYPEDDLP; via the exons ATGGCCGTGAAGCTTCCTTTCTTCGCCTTGTTGTTGACCGTCGGTTGCCGCGCAGCGTCGGGCTCCGAGCAGCCGCACATCGTGTTCATTCTGGCGGACGACTTGGGCTGGTACGACGTGGGCTACCACGGCTCGGAGATCAACACACCTCACCTGGACAAGCTGTCGGCCGCGGGGGTCCGCTTGGAAAACTACTACGTCCAGCCGCTTTGCACCCCGTCCAGGAATCAGCTCATGACCGGCCGCTACCAG ATCCACACGGGCATGCAGCACCAGATCATTTGGCCGTGTCAGCCGTACTGCGTGCCGCTGGACGAGACGCTGCTGCCCGAGCTGTTGTCCGAGGCGGGCTACGCCACGCACATGGTGGGCAAGTGGCACCTGGGCATGTACAAAAAGGACTGCCTGCCCACGCGCCGCGGCTTCCACTCCTTCTTTG GCTACCTGACCGGCAGCGAGGACTACTACACTCACATCCGCTGTAGCCCCATCGCTGCCCTCAACTCGAGCCGCTGCGCTTTGGACCTGCGGGACGAGGAAGCGGCCGCACCGGGATACAAAGGCGCTTATTCCACTGAGCTGTTCAGCCAGAGGGCCGTCCGGATCATCGCCAAACACGACCCCAAAAAG CCTCTCTTCCTCTACGTGGCGCTGCAGGCCGTGCATTCACCCCTGCAGGTGCCCGAGCACTACGTGGCGCCCTACGCCTTCATCCGCGACAAGAATCGCCGGGCGTACGCCGGCATGGTGGCGGCCATGGACGAGGCGGTGGGCAACATCAGCCTGGCCTTGCGCCAGGCCGGACTTTGGGCCAACACTGTCCTGGTCTTCTCCACAG ATAACGGCGGCCAGACGCTCGAAGGGGGCAGCAACTGGCCGCTGCGAGGCAGGAAGTGGTCGCTATGGGAGGGAGGAGTCCGCGGGGTGGGATTCGTGTCTGGCCCGCTCCTCCAGCGGCCGGCCAGCGCCAGCCGGGAGCTCGTCCACGTCTCCGATTGGTTGCCCACGCTGGTGGGACTGGCGGGGGGTCGCCTCAATGCCACCAAGCCTCTGGATGGATTCGACGTTTGGAACACGATCAG CAAAGGCTTTGCCTCGCCCAGACTGGAGCTGCTGCACAACATTGACCCAATGTACAACGATGTCGCCCCGT GTCCCGGCTCGAAGCGTCTGCGAGCGTTCGATGGCGACAGAGGAGTCTTCCGGTCCGGCTTCAACGTGTCCGTCCACGCCGCCATCAGATCCTCAAACTGGAAGCTGCTGACGGGATACCCAG AGGACGACCTGCCTTGA
- the arsb gene encoding arylsulfatase B isoform X1, whose amino-acid sequence MAVKLPFFALLLTVGCRAASGSEQPHIVFILADDLGWYDVGYHGSEINTPHLDKLSAAGVRLENYYVQPLCTPSRNQLMTGRYQIHTGMQHQIIWPCQPYCVPLDETLLPELLSEAGYATHMVGKWHLGMYKKDCLPTRRGFHSFFGYLTGSEDYYTHIRCSPIAALNSSRCALDLRDEEAAAPGYKGAYSTELFSQRAVRIIAKHDPKKPLFLYVALQAVHSPLQVPEHYVAPYAFIRDKNRRAYAGMVAAMDEAVGNISLALRQAGLWANTVLVFSTDNGGQTLEGGSNWPLRGRKWSLWEGGVRGVGFVSGPLLQRPASASRELVHVSDWLPTLVGLAGGRLNATKPLDGFDVWNTISKGFASPRLELLHNIDPMYNDVAPCPGSKRLRAFDGDRGVFRSGFNVSVHAAIRSSNWKLLTGYPGCDVWFPRPGQNGSSPGASEPLKPVMLFDVLKDPEERNEVSALYPAVVERLLGRLSHHQQSALPVHFPDEDPRCDPGPAGAWGPWA is encoded by the exons ATGGCCGTGAAGCTTCCTTTCTTCGCCTTGTTGTTGACCGTCGGTTGCCGCGCAGCGTCGGGCTCCGAGCAGCCGCACATCGTGTTCATTCTGGCGGACGACTTGGGCTGGTACGACGTGGGCTACCACGGCTCGGAGATCAACACACCTCACCTGGACAAGCTGTCGGCCGCGGGGGTCCGCTTGGAAAACTACTACGTCCAGCCGCTTTGCACCCCGTCCAGGAATCAGCTCATGACCGGCCGCTACCAG ATCCACACGGGCATGCAGCACCAGATCATTTGGCCGTGTCAGCCGTACTGCGTGCCGCTGGACGAGACGCTGCTGCCCGAGCTGTTGTCCGAGGCGGGCTACGCCACGCACATGGTGGGCAAGTGGCACCTGGGCATGTACAAAAAGGACTGCCTGCCCACGCGCCGCGGCTTCCACTCCTTCTTTG GCTACCTGACCGGCAGCGAGGACTACTACACTCACATCCGCTGTAGCCCCATCGCTGCCCTCAACTCGAGCCGCTGCGCTTTGGACCTGCGGGACGAGGAAGCGGCCGCACCGGGATACAAAGGCGCTTATTCCACTGAGCTGTTCAGCCAGAGGGCCGTCCGGATCATCGCCAAACACGACCCCAAAAAG CCTCTCTTCCTCTACGTGGCGCTGCAGGCCGTGCATTCACCCCTGCAGGTGCCCGAGCACTACGTGGCGCCCTACGCCTTCATCCGCGACAAGAATCGCCGGGCGTACGCCGGCATGGTGGCGGCCATGGACGAGGCGGTGGGCAACATCAGCCTGGCCTTGCGCCAGGCCGGACTTTGGGCCAACACTGTCCTGGTCTTCTCCACAG ATAACGGCGGCCAGACGCTCGAAGGGGGCAGCAACTGGCCGCTGCGAGGCAGGAAGTGGTCGCTATGGGAGGGAGGAGTCCGCGGGGTGGGATTCGTGTCTGGCCCGCTCCTCCAGCGGCCGGCCAGCGCCAGCCGGGAGCTCGTCCACGTCTCCGATTGGTTGCCCACGCTGGTGGGACTGGCGGGGGGTCGCCTCAATGCCACCAAGCCTCTGGATGGATTCGACGTTTGGAACACGATCAG CAAAGGCTTTGCCTCGCCCAGACTGGAGCTGCTGCACAACATTGACCCAATGTACAACGATGTCGCCCCGT GTCCCGGCTCGAAGCGTCTGCGAGCGTTCGATGGCGACAGAGGAGTCTTCCGGTCCGGCTTCAACGTGTCCGTCCACGCCGCCATCAGATCCTCAAACTGGAAGCTGCTGACGGGATACCCAG GTTGCGACGTTTGGTTCCCGCGACCCGGCCAAAACGGGTCCTCTCCGGGGGCCTCGGAGCCCCTGAAGCCCGTGATGCTGTTCGACGTGCTCAAGGACCCCGAGGAGAGGAACGAGGTGTCGGCCCTTTACCCCGCCGTGGTCGAGCGCCTCCTGGGCCGCCTGAGCCACCACCAGCAAAGCGCCCTCCCCGTCCACTTCCCCGACGAGGACCCGCGCTGCGACCCGGGCCCCGCTGGAGCCTGGGGACCCTGGGCCTAA
- the lhfpl2a gene encoding LHFPL tetraspan subfamily member 2a protein — MCHVIVTCRSMLWTLLSIAAALGQLMAFMSSDWLVGFPRTPEHHRHGPPSAGQAYRPTLGIYGRCVKLPHLQHGAGGGGGVLCGPYAGGFGEIASGFWQATSIFLAAGILLLCAVAFISVFTVCFQSIMKKSIFNVCGLLQGIAGLFLILGLMLYPAGWGSDKARLYCGAEAAPYRAGLCSMGWAFYTAAGATALTFLCAVFSAQAEIATSSDKVQEEIEEGKSLICLL; from the exons ATGTGCCACGTGATCGTGACGTGCCGCTCCATGCTGTGGACGCTGCTGAGCATCGCGGCGGCGTTGGGCCAGCTCATGGCCTTCATGAGCAGCGACTGGCTGGTGGGCTTCCCGCGCACGCCCGAGCACCACCGCCACGGCCCCCCCTCGGCCGGCCAGGCCTACCGGCCCACGCTGGGCATCTACGGGCGCTGCGTCAAGCTGCCGCACCTGCAGCACGGcgccggcggcgggggcggcgtcCTGTGCGGCCCCTACGCCGGCGGCTTCGGGGAGATCGCCAGCGGGTTCTGGCAGGCCACGTCCATCTTCCTGGCGGCCGGCATCCTGCTGCTGTGCGCCGTGGCCTTCATCTCCGTCTTCACCGTCTGCTTCCAGAGCATCATGAAGAAGAGCATCTTCAACGTCTGCGGGCTGCTGCAAGGCATCGCCG GCCTGTTCCTGATCCTGGGCCTGATGCTGTACCCGGCCGGCTGGGGCTCGGACAAGGCCCGCCTGTACTGCGGCGCGGAGGCGGCGCCGTACCGGGCCGGCCTGTGCTCCATGGGCTGGGCCTTCTACACGGCCGCCGGCGCCACGGCCCTCACCTTCCTGTGCGCCGTCTTCTCGGCGCAGGCCGAGATCGCCACGTCCAGCGACAAGGTGCAGGAGGAGATCGAGGAGGGCAAGAGCCTCATCTGCCTGCTGTGA
- the LOC127591566 gene encoding secretory carrier-associated membrane protein 1-like isoform X2, which yields MSEQDSNPFTESELSNPFEDPSVTLARQTAAAGAVGLEECNPFTDSKQADTGSKPPAAAPAVPTQPAVLKHGEEAPVSSQPRAQEATGGAGELLKRQEELEKKAAELDRREREMQSLSASGGRRNNWPPLPEKFPVVPCFYHDITVDIPVEYQKTVKIMYYLWMFHTGTLLANLAGSLAWFGVDSSRGADLGLAFLWFMLFTPCSFVCWYRPVYGAFKSDSSFRFFLFFFVYVCQLGVYVMQSVGIPGWGACGWISALMCLNTSVAAGALMILVAALFTALAVMSLVMFKKVHAMYRTTGASFQKAQQELATGVMANKTVQAAAASGAARGAFKERI from the exons ATGTCGGAACAAGACAGTAACCCGTTCACGGAGTCGGAGCTCAGCAATCCGTTTGAG GACCCTTCGGTGACACTAGCAAGACAGACGGCAGCGGCGGGGGCAGTGGGATTAGAAGAGTGCAATCCCTTCACGGACTCCAAACAA GCGGACACGGGGAGCAAGCCCCCCGCGGCGGCGCCAGCCGTCCCGACGCAGCCCGCCGTCTTGAAGCACGGCGAGGAAGCTCCCGTCTCTTCGCAGCCTCGGGCTCAG GAAGCCACAGGGGGCGCAGGCGAGCTGCTTAAGAGGCAGGAAGAGCTGGAAAAGAAGGCGGCCGAGCTGGACCGGCGAGAGAGGGAGATGCAGTCGCTCAGCGCTTCTGGAG GTAGGAGAAACAACTGGCCCCCGCTCCCGGAGAAGTTCCCGGTGGTCCCGTGTTTCTATCATGATATCACAGTGGACATTCCCGTGGAGTACCAGAAGACGGTCAAGATCATGTACTACCTGTGGATGT TCCACACGGGGACGCTGCTGGCCAACCTGGCGGGCTCGTTGGCGTGGTTCGGCGTGGACTCTTCCCGCGGCGCGGACTTgggtctggccttcctgtggttCATGCTGTTCACGCCGTGCTCCTTCGTGTGCTGGTACCGCCCCGTCTACGGGGCCTTCAA GAGCGACAGCTCGTTCCgcttctttctcttcttcttcgtgTACGTGTGCCAGCTGGGCGTGTACGTGATGCAGAGCGTGGGCATCCCGGGATGGGGAGCCTG CGGCTGGATCTCGGCGCTGATGTGCCTCAACACCAGCGTGGCCGCGGGCGCCTTGATGATCCTGGTGGCGGCGCTGTTCACCGCTCTGGCCGTCATGTCGCTGGTCATGTTCAAGAAG GTGCACGCCATGTACCGCACCACCGGCGCCAGCTTCCAGAAAGCCCAACAGGAGCTGGCCACGGGCGTCATGGCCAACAAGACGGTGCAGGCGGCCGCCGCTTCCGGGGCGGCGCGGGGGGCCTTCAAGGAGCGCATCTGA
- the LOC127591566 gene encoding secretory carrier-associated membrane protein 1-like isoform X1, whose translation MPSERVGRTLVFALSLRMATKDPSVTLARQTAAAGAVGLEECNPFTDSKQADTGSKPPAAAPAVPTQPAVLKHGEEAPVSSQPRAQEATGGAGELLKRQEELEKKAAELDRREREMQSLSASGGRRNNWPPLPEKFPVVPCFYHDITVDIPVEYQKTVKIMYYLWMFHTGTLLANLAGSLAWFGVDSSRGADLGLAFLWFMLFTPCSFVCWYRPVYGAFKSDSSFRFFLFFFVYVCQLGVYVMQSVGIPGWGACGWISALMCLNTSVAAGALMILVAALFTALAVMSLVMFKKVHAMYRTTGASFQKAQQELATGVMANKTVQAAAASGAARGAFKERI comes from the exons ATGCCAAGCGAGCGGGTGGGCAGGACGTTGGTGTTTGCGCTGAGTTTACGGATGGCAACCAAG GACCCTTCGGTGACACTAGCAAGACAGACGGCAGCGGCGGGGGCAGTGGGATTAGAAGAGTGCAATCCCTTCACGGACTCCAAACAA GCGGACACGGGGAGCAAGCCCCCCGCGGCGGCGCCAGCCGTCCCGACGCAGCCCGCCGTCTTGAAGCACGGCGAGGAAGCTCCCGTCTCTTCGCAGCCTCGGGCTCAG GAAGCCACAGGGGGCGCAGGCGAGCTGCTTAAGAGGCAGGAAGAGCTGGAAAAGAAGGCGGCCGAGCTGGACCGGCGAGAGAGGGAGATGCAGTCGCTCAGCGCTTCTGGAG GTAGGAGAAACAACTGGCCCCCGCTCCCGGAGAAGTTCCCGGTGGTCCCGTGTTTCTATCATGATATCACAGTGGACATTCCCGTGGAGTACCAGAAGACGGTCAAGATCATGTACTACCTGTGGATGT TCCACACGGGGACGCTGCTGGCCAACCTGGCGGGCTCGTTGGCGTGGTTCGGCGTGGACTCTTCCCGCGGCGCGGACTTgggtctggccttcctgtggttCATGCTGTTCACGCCGTGCTCCTTCGTGTGCTGGTACCGCCCCGTCTACGGGGCCTTCAA GAGCGACAGCTCGTTCCgcttctttctcttcttcttcgtgTACGTGTGCCAGCTGGGCGTGTACGTGATGCAGAGCGTGGGCATCCCGGGATGGGGAGCCTG CGGCTGGATCTCGGCGCTGATGTGCCTCAACACCAGCGTGGCCGCGGGCGCCTTGATGATCCTGGTGGCGGCGCTGTTCACCGCTCTGGCCGTCATGTCGCTGGTCATGTTCAAGAAG GTGCACGCCATGTACCGCACCACCGGCGCCAGCTTCCAGAAAGCCCAACAGGAGCTGGCCACGGGCGTCATGGCCAACAAGACGGTGCAGGCGGCCGCCGCTTCCGGGGCGGCGCGGGGGGCCTTCAAGGAGCGCATCTGA
- the prkaa1 gene encoding 5'-AMP-activated protein kinase catalytic subunit alpha-1, whose translation MSTEKTKHEGRVKIGHYILGDTLGVGTFGKVKVGQHELTKHQVAVKILNRQKIRSLDVVGKIRREIQNLKLFRHPHIIKLYQVISTPTDIFMVMEYVSGGELFDYILKNGKLDEKESRRLFQQIISAVDYCHRHMVVHRDLKPENVLLDAHKNAKIADFGLSNMMSDGEFLRTSCGSPNYAAPEVISGRLYAGPEVDIWSSGVILYALLCGTLPFDDDHVPTLFKKICDGIFFTPPYLNPAVTSLLKHMLQVDPMKRATIKEIREDDWFKQDLPKYLFPEDPSYSNNMIDDEALKEVCDKFECTEEEVLACIYSRNHQDPLAVAYHLIIDNRRIMNEAKDFYLASSPPDSFLDDQQLASPGASAAAALKPHPERVPFLVAETPPRPRHTLDELNPQKSKHQGVRRAKWHLGIRSQSRPNDIMTEVCRAMKQLDYEWKVVNPYYLRVKRKNPVTGTQTKMSLQLYQVDSRTYLLDFRSIDDDSLENKSGTATPLRSGSVGNYRTAIKSEADAADSAAPQPKTAAEGSLASSLASSIDSTGGADVSSAPRPGSHTIEFFEMCANLIKLLAR comes from the exons ATGTCGACGGAGAAAACCAAACACGAGGGCAGAGTCAAAATCGGACACTACATCCTCGGCGACACGCTCGGAGTGGGCACGTTCGGGAAGGTTAAAG TGGGCCAACACGAGCTGACCAAGCACCAAGTGGCCGTGAAAATCCTGAATCGGCAGAAGATACGCAGTCTGGACGTGGTGGGCAAGATCCGCCGGGAAATCCAGAACCTCAAGCTTTTCAGACACCCTCACATTATCAAATT GTACCAGGTTATCAGCACCCCGACGGATATCTTCATGGTGATGGAGTACGTCTCGGGAGGGGAGCTCTTTGACTACATTCTCAAGAATGGAAAG TTGGACGAGAAAGAGAGCCGCCGACTGTTCCAGCAGATCATCTCGGCGGTGGATTACTGCCACCGGCACATGGTGGTGCACCGGGACCTCAAGCCGGAAAACGTCCTGCTCGACGCGCACAAGAATGCCAAGATAGCCGATTTCG GTTTATCAAACATGATGTCCGATGGAGAATTCCTGCGGACGAGCTGCGGTTCCCCCAACTACGCCGCCCCGGAAGTGATCTCGGGAAG ATTATACGCCGGTCCCGAGGTGGACATCTGGAGCAGCGGGGTGATCCTCTACGCCCTGCTGTGCGGCACCTTGCCGTTCGACGACGACCACGTGCCGACGCTCTTCAAGAAGATCTGTGACGGCATCTTCTTCACGCCGCCGTACCTCAACCCCGCCGTCACCAGCCTCCTCAAGCACATGCTGCAGGTGGACCCCATGAAGAGAGCCACCATCAAAGAGATCAG AGAGGACGACTGGTTCAAGCAGGACCTTCCCAAGTACTTGTTCCCCGAGGACCCGTCCTACAGCAACAACATGATCGACGACGAGGCCCTCAAGGAGGTGTGCGACAAGTTTGAGTGCACAGAGGAGGAGGTGCTGGCCTGCATCTACAGCCGCAACCACCAGGACCCGCTGGCCGTGGCCTACCACCTGATCATCGACAACCGCCGCATCATGAACGAGGCCAAGGACTTCTACCTGGCCTCCAGCCCGCCCGACTCCTTCCTGGACGACCAGCAGCTGGCCTCGCCCGGcgcctcggcggcggcggcgctcaaGCCGCACCCGGAGCGCGTGCCCTTCCTGGTGGCGGAGACGCCGCCGCGGCCGCGCCACACCCTGGACGAGTTGAACCCGCAAAAGTCCAAGCACCAGGGCGTGCGGCGGGCCAAGTGGCACCTGGGCATCCGCAGCCAGAGCAGACCCAACGACATCATGACCGAAGTGTGCCGCGCCATGAAGCAGCTGGACTACGAGTGGAAG GTTGTGAACCCCTACTATTTACGCGTAAAGAGGAAAAACCCGGTGACTGGCACGCAGACCAAGATGAGCCTTCAACTTTACCAGGTGGACAGCCGAACCTACCTCCTCGACTTCCGAAGCATAGACG acgatAGCTTAGAAAACAAATCTGGCACGGCGACACCTCTTCGCTCCGGATCGGTCGGCAACTACCGCACCGCCATCAAGAGCGAGGCGGACGCCGCCGACTCGGCCGCCCCACAACCCAAGACGGCCGCCGAAGGCTCGCTGGCGTCGTCGCTCGCCTCATCCATCGACTCGACGGGAGGCGCCGACGTGTCGTCGGCGCCTCGCCCCGGCAGTCATACCATCGAGTTTTTTGAGATGTGCGCTAACCTCATCAAACTGCTGGCGCGATAG